One Solanum pennellii chromosome 10, SPENNV200 genomic region harbors:
- the LOC107032730 gene encoding uncharacterized protein LOC107032730, giving the protein MTTNTETMVNPANTPIDSTTRETVTVEENRTLRHIMAQLWQAWANVQESPTYIPGFADITSIRSSSSHVPISEPFFPPRYGPFDNCGAGPSTTRPQGMRFRNTPTVTTAAPVYTLSQPTVTQRAAQEGQFTTHPEQYCTPRIAFGGPNSVQFGSPIDVERPTPGTEQEEKLKKIKSIEQHMKSMQGLVGHKSVAFKDLCMFPNVHLPPGFKTPKFDKYDGHGDPIAHLKRYCNHLRDAGVKKNCSWLILVRT; this is encoded by the coding sequence ATGACAACCAATACTGAAACTATGGTGAATCCAGCGAATACTCCAATTGATTCAACAACAAGAGAGACAGTCACTGTTGAAGAAAATCGGACGTTGAGACATATTATGGCACAATTGTGGCAAGCCTGGGCCAATGTACAAGAATCACCAACATATATTCCTGGTTTTGCTGATATCACTAGTATCCGATCTTCATCTTCTCATGTCCCAATATCAGAACCTTTCTTCCCCCCAAGGTATGGTCCATTTGATAATTGTGGGGCCGGGCCATCAACAACACGTCCTCAAGGCATGCGATTTAGGAATACTCCCACTGTCACAACAGCTGCACCGGTCTATACACTCTCACAACCGACTGTGACGCAAAGAGCAGCTCAAGAGGGACAGTTCACCACTCATCCGGAGCAGTACTGTACTCCTAGGATAGCATTTGGGGGCCCTAACTCTGTTCAATTCGGCTCCCCCATTGATGTTGAGAGGCCCACTCCAGGCACAGAGcaagaagaaaagttgaaaaagattaaaagCATCGAGCAACACATGAAGAGCATGCAAGGATTAGTAGGGCACAAAAGTGTCGCATTCAAAGACTTGTGTATGTTCCCAAATGTCCATCTGCCACCTGGGTTCAAAACCCCTAAGTTTGATAAGTATGATGGACACGGTGATCCCATAGCCCACCTTAAGAGATACTGTAATCATCTTCGCGATGCAGGGGTAAAGAAGAATTGCTCATGGCTTATTTTGGTGAGAACCTGA